In Phaseolus vulgaris cultivar G19833 chromosome 10, P. vulgaris v2.0, whole genome shotgun sequence, a single genomic region encodes these proteins:
- the LOC137819069 gene encoding uncharacterized protein gives MERARAELIESWFQENGWIGPKPFRTLDVWQRETSFKVRSKWNNYEIFGFGMIVLKEKLKRLKAYIKIWNKEVFGNVNQEVEKLSKRVQELDDKDDESGLSEGGRLERKILLANLSKSRLKQEVIAFQKEKCKWVKQGDLNTKYFHAVTRWRRIKNGMNGLADFVRAIQSFKNSEVWPKGLNASFIVLVPKRRGLLDSVLIANETLEEVKMNKSSCLFLKADYEKTYDSVRWDFLYYMLGRLGFGGKWIRWIKACLESASVSILVKKSLFNKGIQTWEGS, from the exons ATGGAACGAGCAAGAGCAGAATTGATAGAATCATGGTTTCAGGAGAATGGTTGGATT GGTCCCAAGCCGTTTAGAACACTAGATGTCTGGCAACGAGAAACAAGTTTCAAGGTCAGGTCAAAATGGAATAACTATGAGATATTTGGCTTTGGGATGATCGTTCtcaaggaaaagttgaaaaggCTCAAAGCATATATAAAAATTTGGAATAAAGAGGTGTTTGGTAATGTGAATCAAGAAGTGGAGAAGTTGAGTAAGAGAGTGCAAGAGTTGGATGATAAGGATGATGAGAGTGGATTGAGTGAAGGTGGAAGGTTAGAGAGGAAAATCTTGTTGGCTAATCTTAGCAAGAGTAGGCTTAAACAGGAGGTTATAGCTTTTCAAAAGGAAAAGTGTAAGTGGGTGAAGCAGGGTGACTTGAATACGAAATATTTTCATGCAGTTACTAGATGGAGAAGAATTAAGAATGGTATGAATGGATTG GCTGATTTTGTTAGGGCAATTCAGAGTTTTAAGAATTCTGAAGTGTGGCCTAAGGGTTTAAATGCGTCCTTCATTGTCCTCGTCCCAAAG AGGAGGGGCCTTTTGGACAGTGTGTTGATTGCAAATGAGACATTGGAGGAAGTGAAAATGAATAAATCCTCGTGTTTATTCCTAAAGGCTGACTATGAAAAAACATATGATTCAGTGCGTTGGGATTTTCTTTATTATATGTTAGGCAGACTTGGATTTGGAGGTAAATGGATTAGATGGATAAAAGCATGTCTTGAGTCTGCTTCTGTGTCCATCCTTGTGAAAAAGAGTCTGTTCAACAAAGGAATTCAAACGTGGGAAGGGTCTTAG